The following coding sequences are from one Campylobacter sp. RM16187 window:
- a CDS encoding polysaccharide deacetylase family protein produces the protein MLKNICLKFCLAFLLAAGSLWADAHIFNYHRFNDPRHPSTNISNENLREQFDFFKNNGYEVVPLSKLVDALKNGEEIPDKWVVLTVDDGYKSFYENGLPIFIEYGYPFALMVYVEASAKKYGDFMTFEQIKEAAKYGEIGYHSYGHLHMVGLSHDRLKYDFEDGIRIFEKHMGYKPKYFAYPYGEYNDKIRNMSVEYGLEVLLAQNSSAVGTGSDLLELDRTPLMDGTDLKAALAIKFLKADWIMPKDYPKNNKIDEVIIKTEENASFGHFSATGRGTKKVKLQDGTMSVKFKEPIDRYKVRMSLKVNGKTTTKILVKDINAE, from the coding sequence GTGCTTAAAAATATCTGCTTAAAATTTTGCCTAGCGTTTTTGCTTGCGGCAGGCTCTCTTTGGGCCGATGCGCATATATTTAACTATCACAGATTTAATGATCCAAGGCATCCAAGCACAAATATCTCTAATGAAAATTTAAGAGAGCAGTTTGACTTTTTCAAAAACAACGGATACGAGGTCGTGCCGCTTTCAAAACTGGTTGATGCGCTTAAAAACGGCGAAGAAATTCCTGATAAATGGGTAGTTTTAACGGTAGATGACGGATACAAGAGCTTTTATGAAAACGGGCTTCCGATATTTATCGAGTACGGATATCCGTTTGCCTTGATGGTATATGTTGAGGCAAGTGCTAAAAAATACGGCGACTTCATGACCTTTGAGCAGATCAAAGAGGCGGCAAAATACGGTGAAATCGGTTATCACTCATACGGGCACCTTCACATGGTTGGTCTTAGCCATGATAGACTAAAGTACGACTTTGAAGACGGGATTAGAATTTTTGAAAAGCATATGGGATATAAACCAAAATACTTTGCCTATCCATACGGAGAATACAACGATAAGATAAGAAATATGTCCGTAGAATACGGGCTTGAAGTCTTGCTAGCTCAAAACTCAAGCGCAGTTGGCACAGGCAGCGACCTGCTTGAGCTTGATAGAACCCCGCTTATGGACGGAACCGATCTAAAGGCGGCTCTTGCGATCAAATTTCTAAAAGCCGACTGGATTATGCCAAAAGACTATCCCAAAAACAATAAAATAGACGAAGTTATCATCAAAACCGAAGAGAACGCCTCTTTCGGACATTTTTCAGCCACAGGTAGAGGAACTAAAAAGGTAAAGCTTCAAGACGGCACGATGAGTGTCAAATTTAAAGAGCCGATCGACAGATACAAAGTAAGAATGAGCCTAAAAGTAAACGGCAAAACCACAACAAAAATTCTAGTAAAGGACATAAATGCTGAATGA
- the frr gene encoding ribosome recycling factor: MLNEIYNKQKESCDRCIDGLKRDFSTLRTGKVNISIVDNIFVDYYGSATPLNQVATVLTSDASTISITPWEKSMLKTITAAISAANIGVTPNNDGESVKLFFPPMTVEQRQENAKHAKAMGEKAKVSVRNIRKDANDEIKKLEKDKAITEDESKKAHDEVQKITDTYTTKIDNLVKEKEAELLKI; the protein is encoded by the coding sequence ATGCTGAATGAAATTTATAACAAACAAAAAGAGTCTTGCGATAGATGTATAGACGGCCTTAAGCGCGATTTCTCAACACTTCGCACAGGCAAAGTAAATATAAGCATAGTTGATAACATCTTTGTTGATTATTACGGAAGTGCAACTCCGCTAAATCAAGTTGCAACCGTGCTAACAAGCGACGCAAGCACGATTAGCATAACTCCATGGGAGAAATCTATGCTAAAAACTATCACAGCAGCGATCTCTGCGGCAAACATCGGTGTTACGCCTAACAACGACGGCGAGAGCGTGAAGCTATTTTTCCCTCCGATGACGGTTGAGCAACGCCAAGAAAACGCAAAACATGCAAAAGCCATGGGCGAAAAAGCAAAAGTAAGCGTTAGAAACATAAGAAAAGACGCGAACGACGAGATCAAAAAACTTGAAAAAGACAAAGCCATAACCGAAGACGAGAGCAAAAAGGCTCACGACGAGGTTCAAAAGATAACCGACACATACACAACTAAAATCGATAATTTAGTAAAAGAAAAAGAGGCCGAACTTCTTAAGATATAA
- the pyrE gene encoding orotate phosphoribosyltransferase, translating into MNLEQIYKEAGAYLKGHFLLTSGNHSRFYLQSAKVLENPMIAGKLADDLARVIAESGVKFDTVCSPAIGGILAGYELARAAKKRFIFTERVDRVMTLRRGFEVHEGEKFIICEDIITTGGSALEAANIIKDLGGEVVAFAALANRGFCPLTNLKSERKPSCKLPSDLPIFALGNFEFEIYEPQNCPLCKDGIIAIKPGSRGN; encoded by the coding sequence ATGAATTTAGAGCAAATTTATAAAGAGGCGGGCGCTTATCTTAAGGGGCATTTTCTGCTAACGAGCGGCAACCATTCGCGGTTTTATCTGCAAAGCGCAAAAGTGCTTGAAAATCCGATGATAGCGGGCAAACTAGCCGATGATCTAGCTCGCGTGATAGCTGAGTCTGGGGTAAAATTTGACACTGTGTGCTCGCCTGCGATAGGCGGAATTTTAGCAGGATACGAGCTTGCTCGCGCAGCAAAAAAGAGATTTATATTTACAGAAAGAGTTGATCGCGTGATGACTCTGCGTCGCGGCTTTGAGGTGCATGAGGGCGAGAAATTTATCATCTGCGAAGACATCATCACCACTGGCGGCTCCGCACTTGAAGCGGCAAACATCATAAAAGATCTTGGCGGAGAGGTTGTCGCGTTTGCGGCACTTGCCAACCGAGGATTTTGTCCGTTAACAAATTTAAAGAGTGAGCGTAAGCCAAGCTGCAAGCTACCAAGCGATCTGCCGATATTTGCGCTTGGAAATTTTGAGTTTGAAATTTACGAACCGCAAAACTGCCCGCTATGCAAGGATGGTATCATAGCCATAAAACCCGGCAGCAGAGGCAACTAA
- a CDS encoding RDD family protein, with translation MAKQKAVIASIPSRIKAFITDVFFILMPILYITTYAVLDGKNEFQNNQLAIFITNFLFGVIICLFQSIKAQTPGYKSQDIYLVNLKNGQKLGFFHALLRYICFVLAGFSLVGICLCFFRKDKLNLHDLLTNSAAVSKKQSI, from the coding sequence TTGGCAAAGCAAAAAGCAGTCATCGCAAGCATTCCTTCACGCATAAAAGCCTTTATAACCGATGTTTTTTTCATACTTATGCCGATTCTTTACATCACGACTTATGCCGTTTTAGACGGCAAAAATGAGTTTCAAAACAACCAGCTCGCGATCTTTATCACGAATTTTTTATTCGGCGTTATCATCTGCCTTTTTCAAAGCATCAAAGCGCAAACTCCGGGCTACAAAAGCCAAGATATCTACCTTGTAAATTTAAAAAACGGACAAAAACTGGGCTTCTTTCACGCTCTGCTTCGCTACATCTGCTTTGTTTTGGCAGGCTTTAGCTTGGTTGGAATTTGCCTATGCTTTTTCCGTAAAGACAAGCTAAATTTACACGATCTACTTACAAACTCCGCTGCCGTTAGCAAAAAGCAATCTATTTAA
- a CDS encoding class I SAM-dependent methyltransferase gives MLDFITKKFSKPEGRFSGLFLNLMNKGHKKAEIWALSKIEIKDDMCVLDVGCGGGLNLKNIATKLKIGQVFGVDYSKDCVEYSKKFNQEAVSDGKMQILEASVENLPFENGKFDIITAFETIYFWPDLRQNLKEIYRVLKHGGSFYIFAELALDEKAKIWEKIVPNMRVCLADDLFDMLKEAGFNKTQNIAHENGRWNLYVAIK, from the coding sequence ATGCTAGATTTTATAACTAAAAAATTTTCTAAGCCGGAAGGCAGGTTCTCTGGACTATTTTTAAATCTTATGAACAAAGGACACAAAAAAGCTGAAATTTGGGCACTGTCTAAGATTGAGATAAAAGACGATATGTGCGTGCTTGATGTCGGTTGTGGAGGAGGGCTCAATCTCAAAAATATCGCAACCAAACTAAAAATCGGACAGGTTTTTGGTGTGGATTACTCTAAGGACTGCGTAGAATATAGTAAGAAATTTAACCAAGAAGCCGTTAGTGATGGTAAGATGCAGATACTGGAGGCCTCGGTTGAAAATTTGCCTTTTGAAAACGGTAAATTCGATATTATAACTGCCTTTGAGACGATATATTTTTGGCCTGATTTAAGGCAAAATTTAAAAGAGATATACAGAGTTTTAAAACATGGTGGCTCGTTTTATATATTCGCAGAATTGGCGCTAGATGAAAAAGCCAAAATTTGGGAGAAAATAGTACCAAACATGCGCGTTTGTTTGGCTGATGATCTTTTTGATATGTTAAAAGAAGCTGGATTTAACAAGACTCAAAATATCGCGCATGAAAACGGTAGATGGAATTTATACGTCGCGATTAAATAG
- a CDS encoding hydroxymethylpyrimidine/phosphomethylpyrimidine kinase, with protein MKKILIIAGSCSNGGAGIQADIKACSHFGCYSATAITALTAENSNKIKNIISLDANFVKDQLDMLSAEFDFDAVKIGMLFNKEIMDVVEKFLHHNKAPVVLDPVCVSKMGHRLIKDSAIEKLKELMRFATVSTPNLREAKVLFGGDFSNLPCDTVVKKHILDNKSIDILYGKDGSVSSFETLLADPLVIIGAGCTFSSSLACLLAQGNSIEDAIKKAKEYIYNAIISGVDTKLGSRKLLNHGAKA; from the coding sequence ATGAAAAAAATTTTAATCATCGCAGGCTCTTGCAGCAATGGTGGAGCTGGAATTCAAGCTGATATCAAGGCTTGCTCACATTTTGGTTGCTATTCAGCTACCGCAATCACAGCACTAACTGCTGAAAATTCCAATAAGATAAAGAATATAATTTCGCTTGATGCAAATTTTGTAAAAGATCAGCTTGATATGCTTAGTGCCGAGTTTGATTTTGATGCTGTTAAGATCGGTATGCTTTTTAATAAAGAGATAATGGATGTAGTGGAGAAATTTCTACATCACAATAAGGCTCCTGTAGTTTTAGATCCTGTATGTGTATCAAAGATGGGACATAGGCTAATTAAGGATAGCGCAATTGAGAAACTAAAGGAACTTATGCGATTTGCCACTGTGTCAACTCCGAATTTGCGTGAAGCTAAGGTGCTTTTTGGTGGTGATTTTTCAAATTTGCCTTGCGATACCGTAGTAAAAAAGCATATATTAGATAATAAAAGCATAGATATTCTGTATGGCAAAGACGGAAGTGTAAGTAGTTTTGAGACCCTTTTAGCCGATCCTTTGGTTATTATTGGGGCGGGATGCACTTTTTCTAGCTCATTGGCTTGTCTTTTAGCCCAAGGAAATAGTATAGAAGATGCTATTAAAAAGGCAAAAGAATATATTTATAATGCTATTATAAGTGGAGTTGATACAAAACTAGGCTCAAGAAAACTACTAAACCATGGAGCAAAAGCCTAA
- the cas1 gene encoding CRISPR-associated endonuclease Cas1: MQKNDRAHFILNSGRLRRQDNNIYFDKYDDEMSVVATKILPINAVDEIYILAKVDMDSYTMAFLADNNVLLHIFSPYQSFRGNFFPNTSNSVNKSGFVLLQQLRSFDDEIKRSYIAREITRAHILNDALNCKRHGVKFDTNPHISALEVAKTIPEIMAVEGSFQKLYYEEWNEIISNQKSFKFTVRSKRPPADKINSFISYVNTRIYNVCLSEIYKTELDPRIGFLHEPNYRSLSLHLDLAEIFKPILGDTLIFSMLNKKEITAKDFETNAGRIKFTNDAVQKIEMKMISKLTDQIEVGGQKLTWRQIIRREANRLKKCICENAPYEGFVYK, encoded by the coding sequence ATGCAAAAGAACGATAGAGCGCACTTTATTTTAAATTCCGGGCGATTAAGACGACAGGATAATAATATATATTTTGATAAATATGATGATGAAATGTCGGTTGTAGCGACTAAAATTTTGCCCATTAATGCCGTAGATGAAATTTATATACTGGCAAAAGTTGATATGGATAGCTATACTATGGCATTTTTGGCTGATAATAATGTGCTTTTGCATATATTTAGCCCTTATCAGAGCTTTCGTGGTAATTTTTTCCCAAATACTTCAAATTCGGTAAATAAAAGCGGATTTGTGCTTTTGCAGCAATTAAGATCTTTTGACGATGAAATTAAGAGAAGCTACATAGCTAGAGAGATAACAAGAGCTCATATTTTAAACGATGCACTTAACTGTAAAAGACACGGAGTAAAATTTGATACCAATCCCCATATATCAGCACTTGAAGTCGCTAAAACAATACCTGAAATAATGGCTGTTGAGGGTTCTTTTCAAAAGTTATATTATGAAGAGTGGAATGAAATAATATCTAATCAAAAGAGCTTTAAATTTACAGTCCGCTCCAAGCGCCCTCCGGCCGATAAGATAAATAGCTTTATAAGTTATGTAAATACGCGTATTTACAATGTGTGTTTGAGTGAAATTTATAAGACCGAGCTTGATCCTAGGATCGGCTTTCTGCACGAGCCAAACTATCGCTCTTTAAGCTTGCATTTGGATTTGGCTGAGATTTTTAAACCTATTCTGGGCGATACTCTAATATTTTCGATGTTGAATAAAAAAGAGATTACTGCAAAAGATTTTGAGACTAATGCAGGAAGAATAAAATTTACAAATGATGCAGTGCAAAAAATAGAGATGAAAATGATATCTAAACTAACGGACCAGATAGAAGTAGGAGGGCAAAAGCTTACATGGAGACAGATTATTCGCAGAGAAGCAAACCGGCTTAAAAAATGTATATGCGAAAATGCACCATACGAAGGTTTTGTATATAAATAA
- the cas2 gene encoding CRISPR-associated endonuclease Cas2, translating into MYVILFYDIMGVESKEKNNANRIRKAVEKYLPRVQFSVFEGEIRQSDFKKLTAILQKECVKELDSIIIYTFNSLKYSDRIVIGQDKNQSLFS; encoded by the coding sequence TTGTATGTAATACTATTTTACGATATTATGGGTGTAGAGTCTAAAGAGAAAAACAATGCAAATCGCATAAGAAAAGCAGTGGAAAAATATCTTCCGCGTGTGCAGTTTTCTGTTTTTGAAGGCGAGATAAGGCAAAGTGATTTTAAGAAGCTAACTGCAATCTTGCAAAAAGAGTGCGTAAAAGAGCTTGATTCTATCATAATATATACATTTAACTCACTTAAATATTCAGATCGAATAGTTATCGGGCAGGATAAAAATCAATCACTTTTTAGCTAG
- the cas4 gene encoding CRISPR-associated protein Cas4, with protein MFSKDQIAGTLVNYYITCKREAWLYAHHIYPDQEDENMALGRVMAEIKEQNLQDFAFANLKFDKLSKERGHYLVTEYKKSLKNPEAGKMQLLFYLYVLKIGLKLKEVKGKLVSGKTVFLVDASEENLNMMKEILIDIEKLVNMPTAPKFEYKKICDNCAYRNYCM; from the coding sequence ATGTTTAGCAAGGATCAAATAGCCGGTACTCTGGTCAATTATTATATTACCTGCAAGCGTGAAGCTTGGCTTTACGCACACCATATATATCCAGATCAAGAAGATGAAAATATGGCTTTAGGCAGAGTGATGGCAGAGATAAAAGAGCAGAATTTACAAGATTTTGCCTTTGCAAATCTAAAATTTGATAAACTTTCAAAAGAGCGCGGACACTATTTGGTAACCGAATACAAAAAGAGTTTAAAAAATCCGGAAGCGGGCAAGATGCAGCTTTTGTTTTATCTTTATGTTTTAAAAATTGGATTAAAACTAAAAGAGGTAAAAGGCAAACTAGTAAGTGGTAAAACCGTGTTTTTAGTGGATGCAAGCGAAGAAAATTTAAATATGATGAAAGAGATTTTAATAGATATAGAAAAACTTGTAAATATGCCAACTGCTCCAAAATTTGAGTATAAAAAGATATGCGATAATTGCGCATATAGAAATTATTGTATGTGA
- the cas3 gene encoding CRISPR-associated helicase Cas3' gives MEISDQFNSHPKKPYNSHIGNINNSFGDDLDHIETSSYHDIAKLADKFQTYINLETKDFESKEEFKKAREKLKTTHTLESAFIYFFVKENKNINFLANFFSILKHHSDLPDILEFIKGYLSVINFKDSINQKVQTSQDICKIAKIDANINIRSFMKYFLALERNFKQFQNLDNFFIFKKRYSRLILADKFEAIFSKPYSNVDILSKEKIDFYLYKISQIINEKQKKDTNNYKTKAREVIFKNFKNNTEKDKFLIKAPTGIGKTFLALSLALEISKIKGNKRRIITAIPFTSIIDQTHYVYENVIGKDSVLKYHHLTKYTQKSINYSEEDEKEQFSQKIFLADIWQENFIVTTFNQLFYIFFSNHNRDNLKLETLRDSVIIIDEIQNIPRVLLKPISIAFNEFAKRYNIHFIIMSATMPHIQAELENFTELSVPEFYSQKQDRYKLIYRSNLSDFENLKDEILKNKNRNVLCVVNTIFKAKKLYEMIKKEIENKANIYLLTTHQIPLHRIELINEIRLKLCNDEDKIILISTQLIEAGVDLSFDVGFREFAPFGAIIQTAGRVNREGVNKISDVIVFDYLDNISLPYHNTDLQEKKMKEILSNNIKESQIYDILEGYFNNTKYETTSINLLDYAKNLDFQTLFTKFNCNFMPNQPWKVSLFIEQEEGQFNKFLENRETILQAYDDKFEAIARIKDLEKDLGLYTISVSENLILRIKCNIKEMFGRYILPPSDFYNKKDGFLPELTIIEEAFM, from the coding sequence ATGGAGATTTCCGATCAATTTAATTCTCATCCAAAAAAGCCATATAATTCGCATATTGGCAATATAAATAATAGTTTTGGCGATGATTTAGATCATATCGAGACAAGTTCTTATCACGACATAGCTAAACTTGCTGATAAATTTCAAACATACATTAATCTTGAAACAAAAGATTTTGAATCTAAAGAAGAATTTAAAAAGGCAAGAGAGAAGCTAAAGACAACACATACGCTAGAAAGCGCTTTTATATATTTTTTTGTTAAAGAAAACAAGAATATAAATTTCTTAGCTAATTTTTTTAGCATTTTAAAGCATCACTCCGACCTACCTGATATTCTAGAATTTATAAAAGGCTATCTATCTGTAATTAATTTTAAAGATAGCATCAATCAAAAAGTTCAGACATCTCAAGATATTTGTAAAATTGCTAAAATAGATGCAAATATTAATATTCGTAGTTTTATGAAATATTTTTTAGCGTTAGAAAGAAATTTTAAGCAATTTCAAAATTTAGACAACTTTTTTATTTTTAAAAAGCGATATTCACGATTAATTTTAGCAGATAAATTTGAAGCTATATTTTCTAAGCCATATAGTAATGTGGATATTTTAAGTAAAGAAAAAATTGATTTTTATTTGTATAAAATAAGTCAAATAATAAATGAAAAGCAGAAAAAAGATACGAATAATTACAAAACAAAAGCCAGAGAAGTAATCTTTAAAAATTTTAAAAACAATACTGAAAAAGACAAATTTTTAATCAAAGCCCCAACCGGTATCGGCAAGACATTTTTAGCTCTTAGTTTGGCCTTAGAAATTTCTAAAATAAAAGGTAATAAAAGGCGCATAATAACAGCCATTCCATTTACTTCTATAATAGATCAGACACATTATGTATATGAAAATGTGATAGGTAAAGATAGTGTTTTGAAATACCATCATCTGACAAAATATACACAAAAATCCATAAATTATAGCGAGGAAGATGAAAAAGAACAGTTTTCGCAAAAAATATTTTTAGCAGATATCTGGCAAGAAAATTTTATCGTGACTACTTTTAATCAATTATTTTATATATTTTTTTCGAATCACAATAGGGATAATTTAAAGCTTGAAACACTTAGGGATAGCGTTATAATAATAGACGAGATACAAAATATACCCAGAGTATTATTAAAGCCGATTTCTATCGCCTTTAATGAGTTTGCAAAGAGATACAACATTCACTTTATTATTATGTCGGCTACTATGCCGCATATTCAAGCCGAACTTGAAAATTTTACCGAGCTTTCTGTGCCAGAATTTTATAGTCAAAAGCAAGATAGATATAAACTTATTTATAGGTCAAATTTGAGTGATTTTGAAAATTTAAAAGATGAAATTTTAAAGAATAAAAATAGAAATGTTCTTTGTGTTGTTAATACTATTTTTAAGGCTAAAAAACTATACGAAATGATAAAAAAAGAAATTGAAAATAAGGCAAATATTTATCTTTTGACTACTCACCAAATTCCGCTTCATAGAATTGAGTTGATTAATGAGATTAGATTGAAGTTGTGCAATGATGAAGATAAGATTATTTTGATTTCAACACAACTTATAGAGGCTGGAGTTGATCTTAGCTTTGACGTTGGATTTCGTGAATTTGCCCCTTTTGGTGCTATTATTCAGACTGCAGGCAGAGTAAATCGAGAGGGGGTTAATAAAATCTCGGACGTTATTGTTTTTGATTATTTAGATAATATTTCACTTCCGTATCACAATACGGATTTGCAAGAGAAAAAAATGAAAGAAATTTTATCTAACAATATAAAAGAGAGCCAAATTTACGATATTTTAGAAGGATATTTTAATAATACGAAATATGAAACTACTAGTATAAATTTGCTAGATTATGCTAAAAATTTGGATTTTCAAACATTATTTACAAAATTTAACTGTAATTTTATGCCAAATCAGCCTTGGAAGGTGTCGCTTTTTATAGAGCAAGAAGAGGGGCAGTTTAATAAATTTTTAGAAAATAGAGAGACTATCTTGCAAGCATACGATGATAAATTTGAAGCTATTGCACGTATTAAAGATCTGGAAAAAGATCTGGGATTATATACTATATCGGTTAGTGAAAACTTAATTTTGCGAATAAAATGCAATATAAAAGAGATGTTTGGACGATATATTTTACCTCCAAGTGATTTTTATAACAAAAAAGATGGATTTTTGCCTGAATTAACTATTATCGAAGAGGCTTTTATGTAA
- the cas5 gene encoding CRISPR-associated protein Cas5: MFAFKVWGKFACFKDPLGISQNITLPIPPKTAVSGMLAALLGVEDYLNNSKFSGFKYSVVLGNSITKKTFSQNYINDYTKNTKTHINNLLKFNIEKIANGLRDIKAPQKPINRELLINPGYIIFIDEFELEAEAIHNLKNRICKFSFYLGNSEFAGNFEFLEINKFDNLYFDEVSIDSFLLESDIKNIDFEDGVLYSPLSFATALDADRSPIASKNLILSNNKIRAKNIEAFKITCGDKIYHCRFV, translated from the coding sequence ATGTTCGCTTTTAAAGTTTGGGGAAAATTTGCTTGCTTCAAAGACCCCTTGGGTATTAGTCAAAATATTACTTTGCCTATTCCGCCAAAGACAGCTGTTTCAGGAATGCTTGCGGCTTTGCTTGGAGTAGAGGATTATTTAAACAATAGTAAGTTTTCAGGTTTTAAATACAGTGTAGTTTTAGGCAATTCAATCACAAAAAAGACTTTTTCACAAAATTATATAAACGATTACACCAAAAATACAAAAACTCATATTAATAATTTGCTTAAATTTAATATAGAAAAAATAGCAAATGGACTTAGGGATATAAAAGCTCCTCAAAAACCGATCAATAGGGAGCTGTTGATTAACCCCGGGTATATCATCTTTATTGATGAATTTGAGCTTGAAGCCGAGGCGATTCATAATCTTAAAAATAGAATTTGTAAATTTTCATTTTATCTTGGCAATAGTGAATTTGCCGGCAATTTTGAATTTTTAGAAATAAATAAATTTGACAATTTATATTTTGATGAGGTCAGCATAGACTCATTTTTATTGGAAAGCGATATAAAAAATATAGACTTTGAGGATGGTGTTTTATACTCGCCTTTAAGTTTTGCTACTGCTTTAGATGCCGACAGATCGCCCATCGCAAGTAAAAATTTGATTTTATCTAACAATAAAATAAGAGCTAAAAATATTGAAGCTTTTAAAATAACTTGTGGCGATAAAATTTATCATTGCAGATTTGTATAA
- the cas7b gene encoding type I-B CRISPR-associated protein Cas7/Csh2: protein MSELAKHSEILFLWDAKMTNPNGDMLNDNAPRYDESDRKAVVSDVRVKRTIRDDLQNRKERTIFVNNAEQVQSAETRFAELKNALKLKDDKEVFLSCIDNRLFGGVAPKSNIQIIGAVQFSWTKSLNETETILSQGTGAFGKDNSQNKTFRTDNYIPYGLFAMYGTINSINAKKSNASEDDVADMLDSMWQGTKLLNTRSKVGQKPRMLIRVIYKDTYMIGLLDELVRIDNENSQQLRSFNECELNFTNLINSLRSMSEKIEKVVIFYDETAKQYIDNFKNISINLEVKEL, encoded by the coding sequence ATGAGTGAGTTAGCAAAACATAGTGAAATTTTATTTTTGTGGGATGCGAAAATGACAAATCCCAATGGTGATATGCTAAATGATAATGCGCCAAGATATGATGAAAGCGATAGAAAGGCTGTAGTAAGTGATGTCAGGGTCAAAAGAACAATTAGAGATGATCTCCAAAATAGAAAAGAAAGAACTATTTTTGTAAATAATGCAGAGCAGGTACAATCTGCGGAGACTAGATTTGCAGAACTTAAAAATGCACTAAAGCTAAAAGATGATAAAGAAGTTTTTCTAAGCTGTATAGATAATAGACTTTTTGGTGGAGTTGCGCCCAAAAGCAATATCCAAATTATCGGAGCAGTGCAGTTTTCGTGGACAAAGTCTTTAAATGAAACCGAGACTATTTTATCCCAAGGAACAGGCGCTTTTGGAAAGGACAATAGCCAAAATAAGACTTTTAGAACAGATAATTATATTCCGTACGGATTGTTTGCTATGTATGGCACTATAAACTCGATAAATGCTAAAAAATCAAATGCTAGCGAAGATGATGTTGCTGATATGCTTGATTCTATGTGGCAAGGAACAAAGTTGCTAAATACCAGAAGTAAGGTCGGTCAAAAACCTAGAATGCTTATTAGAGTAATTTATAAAGATACTTATATGATAGGATTACTTGATGAGCTTGTAAGAATTGATAATGAAAATTCGCAACAGCTTCGTAGTTTTAATGAGTGTGAATTAAATTTTACAAATTTAATAAACTCACTAAGAAGCATGAGTGAAAAGATAGAAAAAGTTGTGATTTTTTATGATGAAACAGCAAAACAATATATTGATAATTTTAAAAATATAAGCATCAATTTAGAAGTTAAAGAATTATAA